The following are encoded in a window of Astyanax mexicanus isolate ESR-SI-001 chromosome 6, AstMex3_surface, whole genome shotgun sequence genomic DNA:
- the napga gene encoding N-ethylmaleimide-sensitive factor attachment protein, gamma a, whose amino-acid sequence MAQKINEAHEHIAKAEKYLKTSFMKWKPDYDSAASEYAKAAVAFKNAKQLEEAKEAYLQEAEAHTNNRTLFHAAKALEQAGMMLKDMQRLPEAIQYIEKASMMYVENGTPDTAAMALDRAGKLIEPVDLSKAVDLYERAASVFENEERLRQAVELLGKASRLLVRQKKFDEAAVSIQKEKNMYRDIENYPTCFKKTIAQVLVHLHRGDYVAADKCVRESYSIPGFSGSEDCVALEQLLQGYDQQDEDQVSRVCNSPLFKYMDNDYAKLALSLNVPGGGKKKKAAASGDGGVNGGANRPEEDDDEYAGGLC is encoded by the exons TTTGAAGACAAGTTTTATGAAGTGGAAACCGGATTATGACAGTGCTGCCTCAGAGTATGCAAAAGCAG CTGTGGCTTTCAAAAATGCCAAACAACTTGAAGAGGCAAAGGAAGCTTACTTACAGGAAGCAGAGGCCCATACCAACAACAGAAC ACTTTTCCATGCTGCAAA AGCCCTGGAGCAAGCAGGAATGATGCTTAAG GACATGCAAAGACTACCAGAGGCAATTCAGTACATAGAGAAAGCCAGCATGATGTATGTAGAGAATGGTACACCAGATACTGCTGCCATGGCTCTCGACAGAGCAGGAAA GTTGATAGAACCAGTGGACTTATCCAAAGCTGTGGATCTCTATGAGAGAGCTGCATCAGTGTTTGAG AATGAGGAACGATTGCGACAGGCTGTGGAGCTGCTTGGCAAAGCATCTCGACTTCTCGTCAGACAGAAGAA GTTTGATGAAGCAGCAGTGTCAATACAGAAGGAGAAGAACATGTATAGAGACATAGAAAATTACCCAACCTGTTTTAAG aaaacCATTGCACAAGTGCTCGTGCACTTACACAGAGGAGATTATGTAGCAGCAGACAAGTGTGTGAGGGAGAGCTATAGTATCCCAGGGTTCAGTGGGAGTGAGGACTGTGTAGCTTTGGAGCAGTTGTTACAGGGATATGACCAGCAAGATGAAGACCAAGTGTCCCGAGTGTGTAACTCACCACTGTTCAAGTACATGGACAATGAC TACGCTAAGCTGGCACTGTCTCTGAATGTTCCCGGAggaggaaagaagaagaaagctGCTGCTTCTGGAGATGGAGGAGTGAATGGCGGAGCTAACAGGCctgaggaagatgatgatgagtATGCAGGAGGACTCTGTTAG